In a genomic window of Gemmatimonadota bacterium:
- a CDS encoding NADPH:quinone oxidoreductase family protein: MRAILCKEHGPPERLVLEEVESPSPGKGEVRIGVRACGVNFPDTLIIQGKYQFKPDLPFSPGSEISGEVLEVGAGVEGMSVGHRVLAVTGWGGFAEEVVTDAKRVLAMPDEMDDATGAAFAMAYGTSYHALVQRGELRSGETLLVIGASGGVGLAAVELGKVLGARVIAAGGSLVKLRAAKELGADEVISYDDGNLKDQVKELTGGQGADVIYDAVGGDAFDQAIRCINWKGRLLVVGFASGRIPQLPVNLVLLKGCQVVGVFWGAFREREAETSAKNFRELFRLYVEGMIHPRVSATYPLERAADALNALLAREVVGKIVLTTGLGSEGRA; the protein is encoded by the coding sequence ATGCGCGCGATTTTATGCAAGGAGCATGGTCCGCCGGAGCGCCTCGTGCTCGAGGAGGTCGAGAGCCCAAGTCCAGGAAAGGGAGAAGTCCGCATCGGCGTGCGTGCTTGCGGAGTGAACTTTCCCGACACGCTCATCATCCAGGGGAAATACCAGTTCAAGCCCGATCTTCCCTTTTCGCCGGGAAGCGAGATTTCCGGCGAAGTCCTGGAAGTGGGTGCCGGCGTCGAGGGGATGAGCGTTGGACATCGAGTTCTCGCGGTCACGGGGTGGGGAGGATTCGCGGAAGAGGTGGTGACGGATGCCAAGCGAGTGCTCGCTATGCCGGACGAGATGGACGATGCGACAGGAGCGGCCTTCGCCATGGCGTACGGCACTTCCTATCACGCGCTCGTGCAGAGGGGCGAGCTCCGCTCAGGCGAGACACTTCTAGTGATCGGGGCTTCGGGCGGAGTCGGGCTCGCGGCGGTGGAGCTCGGGAAGGTCCTCGGAGCGCGTGTCATCGCGGCCGGGGGAAGCCTCGTGAAGCTCCGGGCGGCGAAGGAACTCGGAGCGGACGAAGTCATCTCTTATGACGATGGCAACCTCAAGGACCAGGTGAAGGAACTGACGGGTGGCCAGGGAGCGGACGTCATCTACGACGCGGTTGGCGGAGATGCCTTCGATCAGGCGATCCGTTGCATCAACTGGAAGGGACGGCTCCTCGTCGTGGGTTTCGCTTCCGGTCGGATCCCACAGCTTCCCGTCAATCTGGTGCTACTGAAAGGATGCCAGGTCGTCGGCGTATTCTGGGGAGCCTTTCGTGAGCGAGAGGCGGAAACGAGCGCGAAGAACTTTCGAGAGCTCTTTCGGCTCTATGTGGAGGGGATGATCCATCCGCGTGTGTCGGCGACCTATCCGCTGGAACGGGCCGCGGACGCGCTGAACGCGCTGCTCGCGCGGGAGGTGGTTGGGAAAATCGTTCTCACGACCGGGCTCGGATCGGAAGGGCGGGCGTAG